One segment of Xanthomonas oryzae pv. oryzae DNA contains the following:
- a CDS encoding bifunctional acetate--CoA ligase family protein/GNAT family N-acetyltransferase has protein sequence MSTYHLQQVFRPGTVAVVGGSPRDRSAGRAVVRNLRAAGFPGQIGWVSPRYSEIDGVRTVARLTDLPWVPDLVVITAPARIVPRIVSIAARRGVAAAIILTAGLGRGPGSPAARMEAAARAKGMRILGPHCLGVIAPHARLNASIAAHCPQAGDLALISESSAIAAALVEWGVARSVGFSAVVSLGDTLDVDFGDLLDYFATDYRTRAILLYVERIGDARKFMSAARAAARAKPVVVVKSGRQYRINPNADTHAQALAGSDAVYGAAFARAGLLRVGALDELFAAAETLGRLGSFPGRRLAILSNGGGVGQLAVDQLVLRGGTLAELSLKTLEKLDQSLPEGWSRSNPVDIIVDADGARYAAAIEALLDDPENDALLVVNVPTAFTSSADAAKALTRALDQRNRYQRDKPVFAVWLGQDDAAIAALNAARVPTYATESDAVRGFTHLVRYREAQAALMETPPSLPEDFVVDAGIARALVDEALTAGRRWLDPVATNRMLAAYGIPIVPLQVAATANEAALLADPLLAVGRTVTLKVLSSEIAHKSDVGGVRLNLSSVAAVREAATGILARARGAHPSAVIEGLIVQPTVLRPKARELIAGIADDPVFGPAIVFGRGGTAVEVINDRELALPPLDLRLAHELIGRTRVSRILKAYRDVPAADERAVALVLVKLAQLAADIPEITELDINPLLADRDGVIALDARVAVAPARKLHKGRGHPRFAIFPYPKEWERQIGLGDGTHALVRPVRPEDDALFRAFFARVTDEDLRLRFFQSVKHFSHEFIARLTQLDYARSIALVAIAPKTGDMLGAVRLHADADYERGEYGILIRSDLKGHGIGWQLMRIMIEYARWLGLKQIEGQVLRENRTMLAMCQSLGFGVRPDPDDATLMAVTLPIMGEPRPA, from the coding sequence ATGAGTACGTACCACCTGCAGCAGGTTTTTCGTCCCGGCACCGTGGCGGTGGTGGGCGGCAGCCCGCGCGATCGCTCGGCCGGGCGGGCGGTGGTGCGCAATCTGCGCGCGGCGGGTTTTCCCGGGCAGATCGGCTGGGTGAGCCCGCGCTACAGCGAGATCGACGGCGTACGCACGGTGGCGCGGTTGACTGATCTGCCGTGGGTGCCGGACCTGGTGGTGATCACTGCGCCGGCGCGGATCGTGCCGCGCATCGTCTCCATCGCCGCGCGGCGTGGCGTGGCCGCGGCGATCATCCTCACCGCAGGTTTAGGGCGTGGCCCCGGTTCGCCGGCTGCGCGCATGGAAGCGGCCGCACGTGCCAAAGGCATGCGCATCCTCGGCCCGCACTGCCTGGGCGTGATCGCCCCGCATGCGCGGCTCAATGCCAGCATCGCCGCGCATTGCCCGCAGGCCGGCGATCTGGCGTTGATTTCCGAATCCAGCGCCATTGCCGCCGCGCTGGTGGAGTGGGGCGTGGCGCGCTCGGTGGGGTTTTCGGCAGTGGTGTCGCTGGGCGACACGCTGGATGTGGATTTCGGCGATCTGCTCGATTACTTCGCCACCGACTACCGCACCCGCGCAATTCTTCTGTACGTCGAACGCATCGGCGATGCGCGCAAGTTCATGTCGGCCGCACGTGCGGCCGCGCGCGCCAAACCGGTGGTGGTGGTCAAATCCGGCCGCCAGTACCGCATCAATCCCAATGCCGACACCCACGCGCAGGCGCTGGCCGGTTCGGATGCGGTGTACGGCGCCGCGTTCGCACGCGCCGGCCTGTTGCGCGTCGGTGCGCTGGACGAACTGTTCGCCGCTGCCGAAACCTTGGGCCGGCTGGGCAGTTTCCCCGGCCGGCGCCTGGCCATCCTGAGCAATGGTGGCGGGGTGGGGCAGCTGGCGGTGGATCAACTGGTGCTGCGCGGCGGCACCCTGGCCGAGTTGTCGCTCAAGACGCTGGAAAAACTCGATCAGTCGCTGCCGGAAGGCTGGTCGCGCAGCAACCCGGTCGACATCATTGTCGACGCTGATGGCGCGCGCTATGCCGCGGCGATCGAAGCCTTGCTCGACGACCCGGAAAACGACGCGCTGCTGGTGGTCAACGTGCCCACCGCCTTCACTTCGTCGGCCGATGCGGCCAAGGCGCTGACCCGCGCGCTGGACCAACGCAACCGCTACCAGCGCGATAAACCGGTGTTTGCGGTGTGGCTGGGCCAGGACGACGCGGCGATCGCCGCGCTCAACGCCGCGCGCGTTCCCACTTACGCCACCGAATCGGACGCGGTACGCGGCTTCACCCATCTTGTGCGCTACCGCGAGGCGCAGGCGGCGTTGATGGAAACCCCGCCCAGCCTGCCGGAAGACTTCGTGGTGGATGCCGGCATCGCGCGCGCGCTGGTCGACGAAGCCCTCACTGCCGGCCGGCGTTGGCTGGACCCGGTCGCGACCAATCGCATGCTCGCCGCCTACGGCATCCCGATCGTGCCACTGCAGGTGGCAGCCACCGCCAACGAGGCCGCATTGCTGGCCGACCCGCTACTGGCGGTTGGCCGCACGGTCACCTTGAAGGTGTTGTCCAGCGAGATCGCGCACAAGTCCGATGTGGGCGGTGTGCGCCTGAATCTCTCCAGCGTCGCTGCGGTGCGCGAAGCGGCCACCGGCATCCTGGCGCGTGCGCGCGGCGCGCATCCCAGCGCGGTGATCGAAGGGCTGATCGTGCAGCCCACCGTGCTGCGGCCGAAGGCGCGCGAACTGATCGCCGGCATCGCCGACGACCCGGTGTTCGGCCCGGCGATCGTGTTCGGGCGCGGCGGCACCGCGGTTGAAGTCATCAACGACCGCGAGCTCGCGCTGCCACCGTTGGACCTGCGCCTGGCCCACGAGCTGATCGGCCGCACCCGCGTCTCGCGCATTCTCAAGGCCTACCGCGACGTGCCGGCCGCCGACGAGCGCGCGGTGGCGCTGGTGCTGGTCAAGCTGGCGCAGCTGGCCGCCGACATCCCCGAAATCACCGAGCTGGACATCAACCCGCTGCTGGCCGACCGCGACGGTGTGATCGCGCTGGACGCCCGTGTGGCGGTGGCGCCGGCGCGCAAGCTGCACAAGGGGCGCGGCCATCCGCGCTTTGCCATTTTCCCATACCCCAAGGAATGGGAGCGCCAGATCGGCCTGGGCGATGGCACACACGCGCTGGTGCGCCCGGTGCGCCCAGAAGACGATGCGCTGTTCCGCGCCTTCTTCGCCCGCGTCACCGACGAAGACCTGCGGCTGCGCTTCTTCCAGTCGGTGAAGCATTTCAGCCACGAATTCATCGCCCGGCTGACCCAGCTCGACTACGCCCGTTCGATCGCGCTGGTGGCCATCGCCCCCAAGACCGGCGACATGCTGGGGGCGGTGCGCCTGCACGCCGACGCCGATTACGAGCGCGGCGAGTACGGCATCCTGATCCGCTCCGACCTCAAGGGCCACGGCATCGGCTGGCAGCTGATGCGCATCATGATCGAGTACGCGCGCTGGCTGGGCCTCAAACAGATCGAAGGCCAGGTGCTGCGCGAAAACCGCACCATGCTGGCGATGTGCCAGAGCCTGGGCTTCGGTGTACGCCCGGATCCGGACGATGCGACCCTGATGGCGGTGACACTCCCTATAATGGGCGAGCCGCGCCCGGCCTGA
- the mgtE gene encoding magnesium transporter, with translation MYDETLRLAEGVDALTAPLAELNTADAVEYLNTLDRDEAAQVLAALAQPRAVKLLEQPELHDASALIAQLPAEQAASLLGQMADDRATDIFHGLDAEQRQPLLWLLSAEARLSIQALMRYPPNTAGALMTTEFVAVPSDWTVGRTLQHIREVERSRETVYAIYLLDPHTRVLQQVVTMRRLITGAPEAPILDVAQVNPPVTVDPALDQEEVARLIRRHDLLAIPVVDRRGHVLGIVTVDDVLDALIAESTEDVHKFGGMEALDKPYMQIGFGQMIKKRAGWLSVLFLGEMLTASAMQHFEDELSKAVVLTLFIPLIMSSGGNSGSQATSLLIRSLALRELRLGDWWKVALRELPTGLTLGAILGVLAIVRITIWQTAGLYDYGPHWQMVALTIGAALIGIVTFGSLSGSMLPFVLQRFGFDPASASAPFVATLVDVTGLVIYFSIAALILSGTLL, from the coding sequence ATGTACGACGAAACCCTGCGCCTTGCCGAAGGCGTCGATGCACTGACTGCACCCCTGGCCGAGCTCAACACGGCCGATGCGGTGGAATATCTCAACACCCTCGACCGCGATGAAGCGGCGCAGGTGCTGGCCGCGCTGGCGCAGCCGCGTGCAGTGAAATTGCTCGAACAGCCCGAGCTGCACGATGCCAGCGCGCTGATCGCGCAACTGCCGGCCGAACAGGCTGCCTCGCTGCTCGGGCAGATGGCCGACGACCGCGCCACCGACATCTTTCACGGCCTGGATGCCGAGCAGCGCCAGCCGCTGCTGTGGCTGCTCAGCGCCGAGGCGCGGCTGTCGATCCAGGCATTGATGCGCTACCCGCCCAATACGGCTGGCGCGCTGATGACCACCGAGTTTGTCGCCGTGCCGTCCGATTGGACGGTGGGCCGCACCCTGCAGCACATCCGCGAAGTGGAGCGCAGCCGCGAGACCGTTTACGCGATCTATCTGCTCGACCCGCACACCCGCGTGCTGCAGCAGGTGGTGACCATGCGCCGGCTGATCACCGGCGCGCCGGAGGCACCGATCCTGGACGTGGCGCAGGTCAACCCGCCGGTCACCGTGGACCCGGCACTGGATCAGGAAGAAGTGGCGCGGCTGATCCGTCGCCACGACCTGCTCGCCATCCCGGTGGTGGATAGGCGCGGCCACGTGCTCGGCATCGTCACCGTGGACGATGTGCTCGATGCGCTCATCGCCGAATCCACCGAAGACGTGCACAAGTTCGGCGGCATGGAAGCGTTGGACAAGCCGTACATGCAGATTGGCTTCGGCCAGATGATCAAGAAGCGCGCCGGCTGGTTGAGCGTGCTGTTTCTGGGCGAAATGCTCACCGCCAGCGCAATGCAGCACTTTGAGGACGAGCTGTCCAAGGCGGTGGTGCTGACCTTGTTCATTCCGCTGATCATGAGCTCGGGCGGCAATTCCGGCTCGCAGGCCACCTCGCTGCTGATCCGCTCGCTGGCGCTGCGCGAACTGCGCCTGGGCGACTGGTGGAAAGTGGCGTTGCGCGAGCTGCCCACCGGCCTGACCCTGGGGGCGATCCTGGGCGTGCTGGCGATCGTGCGCATCACCATCTGGCAGACCGCCGGCCTGTACGACTACGGCCCGCACTGGCAGATGGTGGCATTGACCATCGGCGCGGCGCTGATCGGCATCGTCACCTTCGGCTCGTTGTCTGGCTCGATGCTGCCGTTCGTGTTGCAACGCTTCGGCTTCGACCCGGCCAGTGCTTCGGCGCCATTTGTTGCGACGTTGGTGGACGTCACCGGCTTGGTGATTTATTTCAGCATCGCTGCGCTGATCTTGAGCGGCACGCTGTTGTAG
- a CDS encoding monovalent cation:proton antiporter-2 (CPA2) family protein, with the protein MHSGGLELALVLMLAAIVAVPVFKRFGLGAVLAYLVAGVVLGPDGVGVVQDAERISGAAEIGVVMLLFVIGLELSPALLKVMRHSVFGAGATQVLVTAVILGGLLMAARLGWKSALIVGVALALSSTAVCLQLLAERKALNSDYGRLAFAILLFQDLIAIPLLASIPLLGGSKNDALEWQDVAKAIAALALVIVCGRFVLRHLFNVVARTRMPEVFTASALLVVLGTAWIMQEAGLGASLGAFIAGVLLADSEFRHELESQIEPFEGLLLGLFFISVGMGIDLHRVVAEPWVIAAGVAILLVVKFSLLVGIGSVAKLPLRSSLMLGSVLWLGGEFAFVVFNEADRVGLLEPANHDRLVAIVGVSMALTPLLLLGMQRILNRPLRVRVPKTDRPFDTIDAQTPKVLVAGMGRFGQVVARLLTSRHVPFVALEHNPHTVEDLRRFGSQLYYGDPTRPELLRAAGADRIKVFVIAVDDPESNIKTVRLIRRLYPQATVLARARNRQHAWKLMDLGAEPFREVFASSLELSERVLTSLGLGEALAHDHVKRFRQHDEDLLRRQHLVYDDEAKVIQTSRDARADLMNLFEADVKADVDGDDQTVAATREK; encoded by the coding sequence ATGCATAGCGGTGGCCTGGAACTGGCGTTGGTGCTGATGCTGGCCGCCATCGTGGCGGTGCCGGTCTTCAAGCGCTTCGGCCTGGGTGCGGTGCTGGCCTATCTGGTCGCCGGCGTGGTGCTCGGCCCGGACGGCGTGGGTGTGGTGCAGGATGCCGAACGCATCAGCGGCGCGGCCGAGATCGGTGTGGTGATGCTGCTGTTCGTGATCGGCCTGGAGCTGTCGCCGGCGCTCCTGAAGGTGATGCGCCATTCGGTATTCGGTGCCGGTGCCACCCAGGTGCTGGTGACTGCAGTGATATTGGGCGGCTTGCTGATGGCAGCCCGACTGGGCTGGAAGAGCGCGTTGATCGTCGGCGTGGCGCTGGCGCTCTCCTCCACGGCGGTGTGCCTGCAATTATTGGCCGAACGCAAGGCGCTCAACAGCGACTACGGGCGGCTGGCATTCGCTATTTTGCTGTTTCAGGACCTGATCGCAATCCCGTTGCTGGCATCCATCCCGCTGCTCGGCGGCAGCAAGAATGACGCGCTGGAATGGCAGGACGTGGCCAAGGCCATCGCAGCGCTTGCATTGGTGATCGTGTGCGGCCGTTTTGTGCTGCGGCACCTGTTCAATGTGGTGGCGCGCACGCGCATGCCGGAAGTGTTCACCGCCAGCGCCTTGCTGGTGGTGCTGGGCACCGCATGGATCATGCAGGAAGCCGGATTGGGCGCCAGCTTGGGCGCCTTCATCGCCGGCGTGTTGCTGGCCGATTCGGAATTTCGCCACGAACTGGAATCGCAGATCGAGCCGTTTGAAGGCCTGTTGCTGGGCCTGTTCTTCATCTCGGTGGGCATGGGGATCGATCTCCACCGCGTGGTGGCCGAGCCGTGGGTGATCGCAGCGGGCGTGGCGATCTTGCTGGTCGTGAAGTTCTCGCTGCTGGTCGGCATCGGCAGCGTGGCCAAACTGCCGCTGCGCAGCAGCCTGATGCTGGGCAGCGTGCTCTGGCTGGGCGGCGAATTCGCGTTCGTGGTGTTCAACGAGGCCGACCGCGTCGGCTTGCTGGAGCCGGCCAATCACGATCGGCTGGTGGCCATCGTCGGCGTTTCGATGGCGCTGACGCCGCTGTTGCTGCTCGGCATGCAACGCATCCTCAACCGGCCGCTGCGCGTACGCGTACCCAAGACCGATCGCCCGTTCGACACCATCGATGCACAGACGCCCAAAGTGCTGGTGGCCGGCATGGGACGCTTCGGCCAGGTGGTCGCGCGCCTGCTCACCTCACGGCATGTGCCGTTCGTCGCGCTGGAACACAACCCCCACACGGTCGAAGACCTGCGCCGCTTCGGCAGCCAGCTGTATTACGGCGACCCCACCCGCCCCGAGCTGCTGCGCGCCGCCGGTGCCGACCGCATAAAGGTGTTCGTGATCGCAGTGGACGACCCGGAAAGCAACATCAAGACGGTACGGCTGATCCGCCGCCTGTACCCGCAAGCCACCGTGCTGGCGCGCGCGCGCAACCGCCAGCACGCCTGGAAATTGATGGACCTTGGCGCCGAACCGTTCCGCGAGGTCTTCGCCTCCAGCCTGGAGCTGAGCGAACGCGTGCTGACCTCGCTCGGCCTTGGCGAGGCGCTCGCCCACGATCACGTCAAACGCTTCCGCCAGCACGACGAAGACCTGCTGCGCCGCCAGCACCTGGTCTATGACGACGAAGCCAAGGTCATCCAGACCTCGCGCGACGCACGCGCCGACCTGATGAATCTGTTCGAGGCCGACGTCAAGGCGGATGTGGATGGGGATGATCAAACGGTGGCAGCGACGCGGGAAAAGTAA
- a CDS encoding IS701-like element ISXo15 family transposase: MLNRTLEVRFEQYGEVVAAALSHADRKQPAHWYLKGLLLPGGRKSVEPMAARVHPQNVRSAHQSMHHLVADADWSDQALLAAVAAQVLPPLSRKSAACHWIVDDTGFSKKGVHSVGVARQYCGRLGKTDNCQVAVSLSIANEHGSLPVGYRLYLPEQWAQDTVRRKKAGVPDQVVFQTKTALAMDQIDSALATGMAAGVVLADAAYGTETHWRDQLSERGLLYMVGVRSNTKVWWGSHQPAPMPPASPKGGRPRTRPMRDSAHAPISVHEVAQRLPARTYRQVSWRQGSDATLSSRFAAVRVRAAHNRQAHDEQWLLIEWPPGESEPRHYWFSTRPKQTPVKTLVATAQGRWRIERDYQELKSELGLHHYEGRNWRGFHHHASLCIAAYGFLMRERLRSKKNSVAFKMPAVSKSVRPRRSGPNATSPSQLDCHAGLRTG, encoded by the coding sequence GTGTTGAATAGGACACTGGAAGTGCGTTTTGAACAGTACGGGGAAGTAGTTGCTGCCGCCCTGTCCCATGCGGATCGCAAACAGCCCGCACACTGGTACCTGAAGGGGTTGCTACTGCCTGGAGGGCGCAAGAGCGTGGAGCCCATGGCCGCGCGGGTGCACCCGCAGAACGTGCGCTCAGCCCATCAATCGATGCACCATCTGGTGGCCGATGCCGACTGGAGCGATCAAGCGCTGCTGGCGGCGGTGGCGGCACAGGTGCTGCCGCCCCTGAGCAGGAAGAGCGCAGCGTGTCACTGGATCGTGGACGACACGGGATTTTCAAAGAAGGGGGTGCATTCGGTCGGTGTTGCACGCCAGTACTGCGGCCGCCTTGGCAAGACGGACAATTGCCAGGTTGCCGTGAGTTTGTCGATCGCCAACGAACACGGCAGCCTGCCAGTGGGCTATCGGCTGTATCTTCCCGAGCAGTGGGCTCAGGATACTGTGCGGCGCAAGAAGGCAGGCGTTCCGGATCAGGTCGTGTTTCAGACCAAGACAGCGCTGGCCATGGATCAGATCGACAGCGCGCTGGCGACAGGGATGGCGGCAGGCGTCGTGCTAGCCGATGCGGCCTACGGCACCGAGACCCACTGGCGAGACCAGCTCAGCGAACGCGGCCTGCTGTACATGGTCGGCGTCCGCAGCAACACGAAGGTCTGGTGGGGATCGCACCAACCTGCGCCCATGCCGCCAGCCAGCCCTAAGGGCGGTCGGCCCCGCACACGACCGATGCGCGATAGCGCACATGCGCCGATCTCGGTACATGAAGTCGCGCAGCGCTTGCCCGCAAGGACGTATCGGCAGGTCAGCTGGCGCCAGGGCAGCGACGCAACGCTCAGTTCGCGGTTCGCGGCGGTGCGGGTTCGTGCCGCACACAATCGCCAGGCACATGACGAGCAGTGGCTGCTGATCGAGTGGCCGCCGGGAGAGTCCGAGCCCCGCCACTACTGGTTCTCGACGCGACCAAAGCAAACGCCGGTCAAGACACTGGTTGCCACGGCACAAGGCCGATGGCGGATTGAACGCGATTATCAGGAGCTGAAGTCGGAGTTGGGCCTGCATCACTATGAAGGGCGCAACTGGCGTGGTTTTCACCATCACGCCAGTCTGTGCATCGCCGCATACGGGTTCTTGATGCGCGAGCGCCTGCGCAGTAAAAAAAACTCCGTCGCATTCAAGATGCCTGCAGTATCCAAAAGCGTCCGCCCGCGCCGGTCTGGCCCCAATGCAACGTCACCATCCCAACTCGATTGCCACGCTGGCCTTCGGACTGGCTAG
- the zwf gene encoding glucose-6-phosphate dehydrogenase has product MSEQATTPPCIIVVFGARGDLTKRLVMPALYNLRRAGALGEQFAIVGMDHGDISERAWRSNMGQSMTQLLSSRDAEFQAGEFDTAPWDWLRERMHYLCGDFTDLGAYQALGGLLDKLHKRYGTQGNVLFYLATAARFFEPVLLNLGEAGLVKQRENDGWRRVIVEKPFGHDLPSAKHLNATVAKVLHEDQVFRIDHFLGKETVQNILAFRFANGLFEPVWNRDRIDHVQITAAETIGVEGRGRFYDPTGCLRDMVPNHLFQLLAMIAMEPPAAFTTEAMHRRRAEVIEAVRPIKPEDVVRGQYASGAVSRSAVPGYREEDTVPEDSETETYVAMKLQVDTWRWAGVPFYLRTGKRLRERTTEIAIRFKPAPLAPFRSTEVGGYGPDWLVLHIQPDEGISLQFDVKRPGAQVALAPVRMDFRYRDWFPKEYTVGYERLLQDCMNGEAGLFQDAAMVEGAWRIVQPILDAWKQPPSDFPNYAAGSAGPSAADALLAMNGGHAWRALTPGRKPPPRRPPETRAGAATPVKKAVKKAANKPSKVPAKRTTSAAAAASNVAQTAPKRVAKTGATPAKAVGKPAAGRSGAKKSVRKSTAPKSRS; this is encoded by the coding sequence ATGAGTGAGCAAGCAACGACCCCGCCGTGCATCATTGTGGTGTTCGGCGCACGCGGCGATTTGACCAAGCGCCTGGTGATGCCGGCGCTGTACAACCTGCGCCGCGCTGGCGCATTGGGCGAGCAATTCGCCATCGTCGGCATGGACCATGGCGACATCAGCGAGCGTGCGTGGCGCAGCAACATGGGGCAATCGATGACGCAGCTGCTCAGCAGCCGCGATGCCGAATTCCAGGCCGGCGAATTCGACACCGCCCCCTGGGACTGGCTGCGCGAGCGCATGCATTACCTGTGCGGCGACTTCACCGACCTGGGTGCGTATCAGGCGCTGGGTGGCTTGCTGGACAAACTGCACAAGCGCTACGGCACCCAGGGCAATGTGCTGTTCTATCTGGCCACTGCTGCGCGTTTCTTCGAGCCGGTGCTGCTTAACCTGGGCGAAGCTGGCCTGGTCAAGCAACGCGAGAACGACGGCTGGCGGCGGGTGATCGTGGAAAAACCCTTCGGCCACGATCTGCCCAGCGCCAAGCACCTCAATGCCACTGTCGCCAAAGTGCTGCACGAAGATCAGGTGTTCCGCATCGATCATTTCCTGGGCAAGGAAACCGTGCAGAACATTCTTGCGTTCCGCTTCGCCAACGGCTTGTTCGAGCCGGTGTGGAATCGCGACCGCATCGACCATGTGCAGATCACTGCGGCCGAAACCATCGGCGTGGAAGGGCGCGGGCGTTTCTACGACCCCACCGGCTGCCTGCGCGACATGGTGCCGAACCATCTGTTCCAGTTGCTGGCAATGATTGCGATGGAACCGCCGGCGGCATTTACGACGGAGGCAATGCATCGCCGTCGCGCCGAAGTCATCGAAGCGGTGCGCCCGATCAAACCCGAAGATGTGGTGCGCGGGCAATACGCCTCCGGTGCGGTCAGCCGTAGCGCGGTACCGGGCTATCGCGAAGAAGACACCGTGCCGGAGGATTCGGAAACCGAAACCTATGTGGCGATGAAGCTGCAGGTGGATACCTGGCGCTGGGCCGGCGTGCCGTTTTACTTGCGCACCGGCAAGCGCCTGCGCGAGCGCACCACCGAGATCGCGATCCGCTTCAAGCCGGCACCGCTGGCGCCATTCCGCAGCACCGAAGTGGGCGGCTATGGCCCTGACTGGCTGGTGCTGCATATCCAGCCGGATGAAGGCATCTCGCTGCAGTTCGATGTCAAACGCCCAGGCGCACAAGTGGCACTGGCGCCGGTGCGCATGGATTTTCGCTACCGCGACTGGTTTCCCAAGGAATACACCGTGGGCTACGAACGCCTGCTGCAGGACTGCATGAACGGCGAAGCCGGCCTGTTCCAGGATGCGGCCATGGTGGAAGGCGCATGGCGCATCGTGCAACCGATCCTGGATGCGTGGAAACAACCGCCGAGCGATTTTCCCAATTACGCCGCCGGCAGCGCCGGCCCCTCGGCCGCCGACGCCTTGCTGGCAATGAATGGCGGACATGCCTGGCGCGCACTTACCCCAGGGCGCAAACCGCCACCGCGGCGCCCGCCGGAAACGCGTGCTGGTGCTGCAACGCCGGTGAAGAAAGCTGTCAAGAAAGCTGCGAATAAGCCAAGCAAGGTGCCCGCAAAGCGCACCACGTCTGCGGCTGCTGCGGCAAGCAACGTGGCGCAAACCGCACCCAAACGCGTAGCGAAGACGGGGGCAACGCCGGCGAAAGCTGTTGGCAAGCCCGCAGCTGGACGCAGCGGGGCGAAGAAGTCGGTCAGAAAATCCACGGCACCCAAATCGAGAAGTTGA